One Chloroflexota bacterium genomic window, GACCGTGAGCGGACGGGTCACGGCCAGCAGATCCACGTCGGCCTCTTCGAGACGACCGTCTTCCTGTCAGCCCAGCACGTCGCGCAGGCCGCCGTGACCGGGGTGTCGCCCGTGCCGATGCCCTCCAGGGGAATGGGCTCACGGCTCGGCTGGGGCGTCTATCAGTTGTTCACCACCGCTGATGAGCGCCAGGTCTTCATCGCCATCACCAGCAACGCCCACTGGCAGCGCTTCTGCACCGCGCTGGAGCTGTTCGACCTCCGCGACGATCCTGACCTGGACACCAACCCGAAGCGCTGCCTGCACCGCCCGCGCGTCATCCCGCGCATCGCGGCCGTCGTCGGGACACTCACCTCGGCTGAGCTGGTCGGGCGGCTGGAGGCGGCGCGGGTGCCGTACTCGCCCGTCAACTCGCCGCTCGACGTGCTGGACGACCCGCACCTGCAAGCCTCGGGGATCCTCCACGACGTCCGCACGGAGGACGGTCGCACGCTCAGGCTGCCGGGCCTGCCAGTCGTCAGCGACGGCTTCCAGCCCGAGCCGCGCCACGATCCGCCGGCCATCGGCCAGCAGACCCGCGAGATCCTCGCCGAGCTGGGCTATCCTGATGCAGAGATCGTGCGCCTGCTTGAGGCGGGCGTCGTCCGCGCGGACGGCCCGATGCTCACCACCAGGAGTGACCCCTGATGAGCCAGATGCCCGCCACCGTCTCCATCCACGAGGTCGGCCCGCGTGAGGGCTTCCAGTTCGAGAAGGGGCCGATCCCCACCGACCGCAAAATCGAGCTGATCGACGCCCTCTCCGAGACGGGCCTGACCCGCATCCAGGTCACCTCGTTCGTCAGCCCGAAGTGGGTGCCCCAGATGGCCGATGCCGAGGAGATCACGGCCCGGTTCAGGCGCGTGCCCGGCGTGGCGTACGATGCCCTTGCCCTCAACGACCGGGGTATCGAGCGGGCGGCGGCCAGCGGCGTCTACACCTTCGAGGGCAACCTCAGCCTGATCGCCACCGACGTTTTCAGCCAGAAGAACACCAACAAGACGATTGCCGAGACGATTGCCGCCCTCCCAGGCCGCATCGCCATGTTCGAGACGTTCGACATTCCGGTCCGAGCGGTGTCGATCATGGCGGCGTTCGGCTGCAACTACGCTGGAGATGTCGCCCTGCCCGACCTCCTGCGGCTGGTCCAGGTTGGCGTGGACGTGGCCGCCGAGCACGGGTACGGCATCGACTCGATCCGCCTCGCGGACACGATGGGCTGGGCCAACCCGCTCCAGATGAAGCGCACCATCGCTGCTTGCCAGGATCGCTTCCCGGCCGCCGAGGTCTCCCTCCACCTCCACGACACCCGTGGCACGGCCATGGCCAATGCGTTCGCCGCGCTGGAGCTTGGCGTCCGCGATTTCGATGCCTCGGTTGGCGGGTTGGGCGGCTGCCCGTTCGCGAAGCACAAGGGCTCGGCCGGCAACATCGTGACCGAGGATCTGGTGTTCATGTGCGAGGAGATGGGCATCTCGACGGGCGTTGACCTGGACCGGCTGATCGCCTGTGCGGCCCTCGCCGAGGAGGTCGTCGGGCACCCGCTGCCGGGCAAGCTGCTGCGCGGCGGCAGCCTGCGCCCGGTCCGCGAGGCCGTCCGCGCCGCCGCCACTGCCTGACCGTCGCCAGCGCTTGCCCGCCGCCTGGACCGTCCCCACGGTCAACGCGTGGAGCTCGTCTCGCCGA contains:
- a CDS encoding CoA transferase — translated: MPDSAPETRNRNPGAPPLAGVRVLELGHIIAGPSGGLLLADLGADVIKVEEPTAGDQARGMPNHGSAFYALNRDKRSIAVDLKREAGRAIFGRLVAQADVVLDNYAPGVLDRLGIGYAWGSGINPRVIYCSIKGFLPGPSGDRPLLDELAQMMGSMAYMTGPLGTPLRAGPSVIDIGAATYGVLATVAALYDRERTGHGQQIHVGLFETTVFLSAQHVAQAAVTGVSPVPMPSRGMGSRLGWGVYQLFTTADERQVFIAITSNAHWQRFCTALELFDLRDDPDLDTNPKRCLHRPRVIPRIAAVVGTLTSAELVGRLEAARVPYSPVNSPLDVLDDPHLQASGILHDVRTEDGRTLRLPGLPVVSDGFQPEPRHDPPAIGQQTREILAELGYPDAEIVRLLEAGVVRADGPMLTTRSDP
- a CDS encoding hydroxymethylglutaryl-CoA lyase, with protein sequence MSQMPATVSIHEVGPREGFQFEKGPIPTDRKIELIDALSETGLTRIQVTSFVSPKWVPQMADAEEITARFRRVPGVAYDALALNDRGIERAAASGVYTFEGNLSLIATDVFSQKNTNKTIAETIAALPGRIAMFETFDIPVRAVSIMAAFGCNYAGDVALPDLLRLVQVGVDVAAEHGYGIDSIRLADTMGWANPLQMKRTIAACQDRFPAAEVSLHLHDTRGTAMANAFAALELGVRDFDASVGGLGGCPFAKHKGSAGNIVTEDLVFMCEEMGISTGVDLDRLIACAALAEEVVGHPLPGKLLRGGSLRPVREAVRAAATA